A region from the uncultured Holophaga sp. genome encodes:
- the rfaE2 gene encoding D-glycero-beta-D-manno-heptose 1-phosphate adenylyltransferase, with protein sequence MTALTRYFTDPASFLEAHPLRPACLCFTNGCFDLLHPGHVQYLEDVRALGDFLVVGLNSDASVTRLKGPSRPLQSEEARARILLGLRSVDAVVRFDEDTPLELITAIQPDILAKGGDYTPDTVVGREVVEARGGRCVIIPFIPGHSSTTIVQRIISGRGVAAESSSS encoded by the coding sequence ATGACCGCACTCACCCGTTACTTCACCGATCCCGCCAGCTTCCTGGAGGCCCACCCCCTCCGGCCGGCCTGCCTCTGCTTCACCAACGGCTGCTTCGATCTGCTCCACCCAGGCCATGTCCAGTATCTGGAGGATGTCCGGGCCCTGGGCGACTTCCTGGTGGTGGGCCTCAACAGCGATGCCAGCGTGACCCGCCTCAAGGGGCCCAGCCGCCCCCTCCAGAGCGAAGAGGCCCGAGCCCGCATCCTCTTGGGCCTCCGGAGCGTCGATGCCGTCGTGCGCTTCGACGAGGACACCCCTCTGGAGCTCATCACGGCGATTCAGCCTGACATCCTGGCCAAGGGGGGCGACTACACCCCTGACACGGTGGTAGGACGGGAGGTCGTTGAAGCCCGGGGCGGCAGGTGCGTCATCATCCCCTTCATTCCGGGACACAGCAGCACCACCATCGTCCAACGGATCATCAGCGGGCGCGGGGTGGCCGCGGAGTCCAGCTCCTCATGA
- a CDS encoding zinc ribbon domain-containing protein, translated as MPLYEYRCEACGVNEEKLESFSAPMEHDCPECGAALAMKRQLSVSAFSLSGGGWYAEGYGKEAACGAAPSAPAAPAGGCSGCPCAGSH; from the coding sequence ATGCCGCTTTACGAGTACCGTTGCGAGGCCTGCGGAGTCAACGAGGAGAAGCTCGAATCCTTTTCGGCTCCGATGGAACATGACTGCCCCGAGTGCGGGGCCGCGCTTGCCATGAAGCGCCAGCTCTCCGTCAGCGCCTTCAGTCTGAGCGGCGGCGGATGGTATGCCGAGGGCTACGGGAAGGAAGCCGCCTGCGGGGCCGCCCCCAGTGCCCCCGCCGCCCCTGCCGGGGGCTGCAGCGGATGCCCGTGTGCGGGCTCTCACTGA
- the rpsL gene encoding 30S ribosomal protein S12, translated as MPTINQLIRSGRTTFQNKTKSPALDACPQKRGVCTRVFTTTPKKPNSALRKVARVRLTNGIECTTYIPGVGHNLQEHSIVLIRGGRVKDLPGVRYHVVRGTLDATGVANRNQSRSKYGAKRPKAGAAAAAKKK; from the coding sequence GTGCCAACCATCAATCAGTTGATCCGCAGTGGGCGGACGACCTTCCAGAACAAGACCAAGAGCCCTGCGCTCGACGCCTGCCCCCAGAAGCGCGGTGTCTGCACCCGTGTGTTCACCACCACGCCCAAGAAGCCGAACTCCGCGCTTCGCAAGGTGGCGCGTGTCCGTCTGACCAACGGCATCGAGTGCACCACCTACATCCCCGGTGTGGGCCACAACCTCCAGGAGCACAGCATTGTGCTGATCCGCGGCGGTCGTGTGAAGGATCTCCCCGGCGTGCGCTATCACGTGGTCCGCGGCACCCTCGACGCCACCGGCGTTGCCAACCGCAACCAGTCCCGTTCCAAGTACGGCGCGAAGCGGCCCAAGGCCGGTGCTGCTGCCGCTGCGAAGAAGAAGTGA
- the rpsG gene encoding 30S ribosomal protein S7, giving the protein MSRRSTPAKREILPDPVYNSITVTKFVNVLMERGKKATAERILYGALEIVAKKTGEVALEAFEKALNNIKPTVEVKSRRVGGATYQVPIEVPQNRRQSLAMRWLKLYSASRGERTMRDKLAGEIMDAMNFRGAAIKKKDDVHKMAEANKAFAHFRW; this is encoded by the coding sequence ATGTCCCGTCGGAGCACCCCCGCCAAGCGCGAGATCCTGCCGGATCCCGTCTACAACAGCATCACCGTCACCAAGTTCGTCAACGTCCTCATGGAGCGTGGCAAGAAGGCCACTGCTGAGCGGATCCTCTACGGAGCGCTCGAGATCGTCGCCAAGAAGACCGGCGAGGTCGCCCTGGAGGCCTTTGAGAAGGCTCTCAACAACATCAAGCCCACCGTGGAGGTCAAGTCTCGCCGCGTGGGTGGCGCCACCTACCAGGTGCCCATCGAGGTTCCCCAGAACCGCCGCCAGTCCCTGGCCATGCGCTGGCTCAAGCTCTACTCCGCCTCCCGCGGTGAGCGCACCATGCGTGACAAGCTGGCCGGCGAGATCATGGACGCCATGAACTTCCGCGGCGCTGCCATCAAGAAGAAGGATGACGTCCACAAGATGGCCGAAGCCAACAAGGCCTTCGCCCACTTCCGCTGGTAG
- the fusA gene encoding elongation factor G — MARTTPLERYRNIGIMAHIDAGKTTTTERILYYTGKIHKIGEVHEGAATTDWMVQEQERGITITSAAITAAWTPQTGLLKDIEHRINIIDTPGHVDFTAEVERSLRVLDGAVAVFCAVGGVQPQSETVWRQANKYGVPRMAFVNKMDRTGADFYRVVEMMKTRLQAKPMPIQIPIGAEDHFKGVVDLVTMEGLTFDEGDKGFKVIHGEIPADLVEEAKKWREQMVEMVAETDETLMEKYLGGEELTEAELREGIRKGCVTLAFTPMCCGSAFKNKGVQPMLDAVVSYMPSPLDIPAIKGVDEDGNEVERKADDSEPFSALIFKIMADPFVGSLSFIRVYSGVLEAGSAVYNTNKRRRDRIGRLLQMHANKREDISEVRTGDIGAAVGFKDVFTGETICDENHQVVLESMDFPDPVIQVAIEPKTKQDQEKMAIALQKLAQEDPTFKVSTDQETGQTIIAGMGELHLEIIVDRMMREFKVEANVGKPQVAYRETIRKKVEAEGKFVRQSGGRGQYGHVKIIVEPNEAGGYEFVNNIVGGVVPKEYIKPVDQGIQEALNSGVLAGYPVVDIKITLFDGSYHEVDSNEMAFKIAGSMAFKNGCEKASPVLLEPIMAVEVETPEDYMGDVIGNINSRRGRIENMEDRAGSKVITAKVPLAEMFAYSTTLRSMTQGRATYSMQFSNYDEAPRNVAEEIIAKVRGSK; from the coding sequence GTGGCCCGCACGACTCCCCTCGAGCGCTACCGCAACATCGGCATCATGGCCCACATTGATGCCGGAAAGACCACCACCACGGAGCGTATCCTCTACTACACCGGCAAGATCCACAAGATCGGCGAGGTGCACGAGGGTGCTGCCACCACCGACTGGATGGTCCAGGAGCAGGAGCGCGGGATCACCATCACCTCCGCCGCCATCACCGCGGCCTGGACGCCCCAGACGGGCCTCCTGAAGGACATCGAGCACCGCATCAACATCATCGACACCCCCGGCCACGTGGACTTCACCGCCGAGGTGGAGCGCTCCCTGCGCGTGCTGGACGGCGCCGTCGCCGTCTTCTGCGCCGTGGGCGGCGTCCAGCCCCAGTCCGAGACGGTGTGGCGCCAGGCTAATAAGTACGGCGTGCCCCGCATGGCCTTCGTCAACAAGATGGACCGCACCGGTGCTGACTTCTACCGGGTCGTCGAGATGATGAAGACCCGGCTCCAAGCCAAGCCCATGCCCATCCAGATTCCCATCGGGGCCGAGGACCACTTCAAGGGCGTTGTGGACCTGGTCACCATGGAAGGCCTCACCTTCGACGAGGGTGACAAGGGCTTCAAGGTCATCCACGGCGAGATCCCCGCCGATCTGGTGGAAGAGGCCAAGAAGTGGCGTGAGCAGATGGTCGAGATGGTCGCCGAGACGGACGAGACCTTGATGGAGAAGTACCTGGGCGGCGAGGAGCTGACCGAGGCCGAACTCCGCGAGGGCATCCGCAAGGGCTGCGTGACCCTGGCCTTCACGCCTATGTGCTGCGGTTCCGCCTTCAAGAACAAGGGTGTGCAGCCCATGCTGGATGCCGTCGTCAGCTACATGCCCAGCCCCCTGGACATTCCTGCCATCAAGGGCGTGGATGAGGATGGCAACGAGGTCGAGCGCAAGGCCGACGATAGCGAGCCCTTCAGTGCACTGATCTTCAAGATCATGGCCGATCCCTTCGTGGGCAGCCTCTCTTTCATCCGCGTCTACTCGGGTGTGCTGGAGGCCGGGTCCGCGGTATACAACACCAACAAGCGTCGTCGCGACCGCATCGGCCGTCTCCTCCAGATGCACGCCAACAAGCGCGAGGATATCAGCGAGGTCCGGACCGGCGACATCGGCGCTGCCGTGGGCTTCAAGGATGTCTTCACCGGTGAGACCATCTGCGATGAGAACCATCAGGTTGTCCTCGAGTCCATGGACTTCCCGGATCCGGTGATCCAGGTGGCCATCGAGCCCAAGACCAAGCAGGACCAGGAGAAGATGGCCATCGCTCTGCAGAAGCTGGCCCAGGAGGACCCCACCTTCAAGGTGTCCACCGACCAGGAGACCGGCCAGACCATCATCGCCGGCATGGGTGAGCTCCACCTCGAGATCATCGTCGACCGCATGATGCGCGAGTTCAAGGTGGAGGCCAACGTCGGCAAGCCCCAGGTGGCCTACCGCGAAACCATCCGCAAGAAGGTCGAGGCCGAGGGCAAGTTCGTCCGCCAGTCCGGTGGCCGCGGCCAGTATGGCCACGTCAAGATCATCGTCGAGCCCAACGAGGCCGGTGGCTATGAGTTCGTCAACAACATCGTGGGTGGCGTGGTTCCCAAGGAATACATCAAGCCTGTGGATCAGGGCATCCAGGAGGCTCTGAACTCCGGTGTGCTCGCCGGCTACCCCGTGGTCGACATCAAGATCACCCTCTTCGACGGTTCCTACCACGAGGTGGACTCCAACGAAATGGCCTTCAAGATCGCCGGTTCCATGGCCTTCAAGAACGGCTGCGAGAAGGCCAGCCCCGTGCTCCTCGAGCCCATCATGGCCGTCGAAGTCGAGACCCCCGAGGACTACATGGGTGATGTCATCGGCAACATCAACAGCCGCCGTGGCCGCATCGAGAACATGGAGGACCGTGCGGGCAGCAAGGTCATCACCGCCAAGGTGCCCTTGGCCGAGATGTTCGCCTACTCCACCACCCTGCGCTCCATGACCCAGGGCCGTGCCACCTACAGCATGCAGTTCAGCAACTATGACGAGGCCCCCCGGAACGTCGCCGAGGAGATCATCGCCAAGGTTCGCGGCTCCAAGTAG
- the rpsJ gene encoding 30S ribosomal protein S10, whose translation MKDNIRIRLRAFDHRLLDQSTREIVDTAKRTGAQVAGPIPLPTRLNKFTVNRSPHVDKKSRDQFEIRTHKRLLDILNPTQNTVDTLMRLDLPAGVDVEIKVFSRQGNR comes from the coding sequence ATGAAGGACAACATTCGCATTCGCCTGCGAGCCTTCGATCATCGCCTGCTGGACCAGTCCACGCGCGAGATCGTCGATACCGCGAAGCGCACGGGAGCCCAGGTCGCTGGACCCATTCCCCTGCCCACCCGCCTCAACAAGTTCACGGTCAACCGTTCGCCCCACGTGGACAAGAAGAGCCGTGACCAGTTTGAGATCCGCACCCACAAGCGGCTCCTGGACATCCTGAATCCCACCCAGAACACGGTGGACACCCTCATGCGCCTCGACCTCCCCGCGGGCGTCGACGTCGAGATCAAGGTGTTCAGCCGTCAGGGCAACCGGTAA
- the rplC gene encoding 50S ribosomal protein L3, whose amino-acid sequence MSKGIIGKKLGMTQIFNEKGQIVPVTVIQAGPCVVVQRKTNEKDGYEAIQIGFVDPQGGKRASKAEKGHCEKHGVAPVRVLREIKVEAGEAAQEGDSILVTQFEEKAKVHVTGISKGKGFAGVVKRHHFGGGRASHGSMFHRAPGSIGGSSYPSRVWPGMRMGGQMGAEQVTVRNLEIAKVDAENNLLLVKGAVPGPKGGYLVIKQEA is encoded by the coding sequence ATGTCCAAAGGCATCATCGGTAAGAAGCTGGGTATGACCCAGATCTTCAACGAGAAGGGGCAAATTGTCCCCGTCACTGTCATCCAGGCCGGCCCCTGCGTGGTGGTCCAGCGCAAGACCAATGAGAAGGATGGTTACGAGGCCATCCAGATCGGCTTCGTGGATCCCCAGGGCGGCAAGCGTGCCTCCAAAGCCGAGAAGGGTCACTGCGAGAAGCATGGCGTGGCTCCTGTCCGCGTGCTGCGCGAGATCAAGGTCGAGGCTGGCGAGGCTGCCCAGGAGGGCGACAGCATCCTGGTGACCCAGTTCGAAGAGAAGGCCAAGGTCCATGTCACTGGCATCAGCAAGGGCAAGGGCTTTGCCGGCGTCGTGAAGCGGCACCACTTCGGTGGTGGCCGTGCGTCCCACGGCTCCATGTTCCACCGCGCCCCCGGTTCCATCGGCGGCTCCTCCTACCCCAGCCGTGTCTGGCCGGGCATGCGGATGGGCGGGCAGATGGGTGCCGAGCAGGTCACCGTGCGCAACCTGGAGATCGCCAAGGTTGACGCCGAGAACAACCTGCTCCTCGTCAAGGGTGCCGTGCCCGGTCCCAAGGGCGGCTACCTCGTGATCAAGCAGGAGGCGTAA
- the rplD gene encoding 50S ribosomal protein L4 → MATFQHPVVNLENQAAGSVELLPEVFKLEEINNHLIWEAVRHFQAKRRQGTHKTKDKSEVSGSGRKLWKQKGTGRARIGSIRSALWKGGSTVHGPVPRSYDYAFPKRARRAAVRNALSVKFAAGQLLVVENWDVDSHKTKALIATLGKLGVSGSALLVGTEASEKVVLAAGNNPKLLTIESLGVNVYDLLKYDQVVFSKDAILALQEVVKP, encoded by the coding sequence ATGGCGACTTTTCAGCACCCCGTCGTGAACCTCGAGAACCAGGCCGCGGGCTCCGTCGAGCTCCTGCCTGAGGTCTTCAAGCTCGAGGAGATCAACAACCACCTGATCTGGGAGGCCGTGCGCCACTTCCAGGCCAAGCGCCGCCAGGGCACCCACAAGACCAAGGACAAGTCCGAAGTCTCCGGTTCTGGTCGCAAGCTCTGGAAGCAGAAGGGCACCGGTCGCGCCCGTATCGGTTCCATCCGCAGCGCCCTGTGGAAGGGCGGCTCGACCGTCCATGGTCCCGTCCCCCGCAGCTATGACTATGCCTTCCCCAAGCGGGCGCGTCGCGCTGCTGTGCGCAATGCCCTCTCGGTCAAGTTCGCCGCCGGCCAGCTCCTGGTGGTGGAGAACTGGGATGTCGACTCCCACAAGACCAAGGCCCTGATTGCCACCCTTGGCAAGCTCGGTGTCAGCGGCTCCGCCCTCCTGGTCGGGACCGAGGCCTCCGAGAAGGTTGTCCTGGCCGCCGGGAACAACCCCAAGCTCCTGACCATCGAGAGCCTGGGTGTCAATGTCTACGACCTTCTGAAGTACGATCAGGTCGTCTTCTCCAAGGACGCCATCCTGGCCCTGCAGGAAGTGGTGAAGCCATGA
- a CDS encoding 50S ribosomal protein L23, producing the protein MSKIFEVIRKPLLTEKGQILRESNIQVFEVASWANKHQIKEAAEFLLQAKVKSVRTVRTPGKLKRLGRWSGTTSAVKKAYVELVEDATAAE; encoded by the coding sequence ATGAGCAAGATCTTTGAAGTGATCCGCAAGCCCCTCCTCACCGAGAAGGGCCAGATTCTGCGCGAGAGCAACATCCAGGTGTTCGAGGTGGCCTCCTGGGCCAACAAGCACCAGATCAAGGAAGCTGCCGAGTTTCTCCTTCAGGCGAAGGTGAAGTCCGTCCGCACCGTCCGCACCCCCGGGAAGCTCAAGCGCCTGGGCCGCTGGTCCGGCACCACCAGTGCCGTCAAGAAGGCCTACGTTGAGCTGGTCGAGGACGCCACCGCCGCCGAGTAA
- the rplB gene encoding 50S ribosomal protein L2, with the protein MSVKLLKPTTPGQRGMSKQGFEEITTSSPERSLIAKLNRTGGRSNTGRITTRHIGGGHKRRYRIIDFKRNKMEVPAKVATIEYDPNRTARIALLVYADGEKRYILAPDGLEVGRTVLAGKNADILVGNALPLRNIPLGTELHNIEMKPGKGGQIARAAGTFAQLVAKDGDYAQLRMPSGEIRKIHLDCYATIGKVGNLQHENISLGKAGRRIWLGVRPTVRGVVMNPVDHPHGGGEGRTSGGRHPVTPWGQPTRGHKTRTNKRTSKFIVKRIN; encoded by the coding sequence ATGAGCGTCAAACTGCTCAAACCAACGACCCCCGGTCAGCGGGGCATGTCGAAGCAGGGTTTCGAGGAGATCACCACCTCCTCCCCCGAGCGTTCGCTGATCGCCAAGCTGAACCGTACCGGCGGCCGTTCCAATACCGGTCGCATCACCACCCGCCACATCGGCGGTGGCCACAAGCGCCGCTACCGCATCATCGACTTCAAGCGCAACAAGATGGAGGTCCCCGCCAAGGTGGCCACCATCGAGTACGATCCCAATCGCACCGCCCGCATCGCCCTGCTGGTCTACGCGGATGGTGAGAAGCGCTACATTCTGGCCCCCGATGGTCTGGAAGTCGGTCGCACGGTTCTGGCCGGGAAGAACGCGGACATCCTGGTGGGCAATGCCCTCCCCCTCCGCAACATCCCCCTCGGCACCGAACTCCACAACATCGAGATGAAGCCCGGCAAGGGCGGGCAGATCGCCCGTGCCGCCGGCACCTTCGCCCAGCTTGTGGCGAAGGATGGCGATTACGCCCAGCTCCGCATGCCCTCCGGCGAGATCCGCAAGATCCACCTGGACTGCTACGCCACCATCGGCAAGGTCGGCAACCTCCAGCACGAGAACATCTCGCTGGGCAAGGCCGGTCGCCGCATCTGGCTCGGCGTGCGTCCCACGGTCCGCGGCGTGGTCATGAACCCTGTGGATCACCCCCACGGTGGCGGTGAAGGCCGCACCTCCGGTGGTCGTCACCCTGTGACGCCCTGGGGTCAGCCGACCCGCGGTCACAAGACCCGGACCAACAAGCGCACCAGCAAGTTCATCGTCAAGCGGATCAACTAG
- the rpsS gene encoding 30S ribosomal protein S19, with protein sequence MARSLKKGPFIDGHLLKKVEAAQAAMDKRVIKTWSRRSTIVPQMIGLTLAVHNGNKFIPVYVTDNMVGHKLGEFSLTRKFGGHAGKSDAKAKGK encoded by the coding sequence ATGGCACGTTCACTGAAGAAAGGCCCGTTCATTGATGGCCATCTTCTGAAGAAGGTGGAGGCCGCCCAGGCTGCCATGGACAAGCGTGTGATCAAGACCTGGTCCCGCCGTTCCACCATCGTCCCTCAGATGATCGGCCTGACGCTTGCTGTCCATAACGGCAACAAGTTCATCCCTGTCTACGTCACCGACAACATGGTCGGCCACAAGCTGGGCGAGTTCAGCCTCACCCGCAAGTTCGGTGGCCACGCCGGCAAGTCGGATGCCAAGGCGAAGGGGAAGTAA
- the rplV gene encoding 50S ribosomal protein L22, translating to MSNIVSSATIRHLRGSAQKARLVIDLIRGKKVGEAQWILTSTKKYAAAPIKKLLTSAVANAVDKDPAVNPDELYVKTAFVDEGFRMKRVRPAPMGRAYRVQKRTCHITLQLAAITAGEE from the coding sequence ATGTCCAACATCGTTTCCAGCGCCACCATCCGCCACCTGCGCGGCTCCGCCCAGAAGGCCCGCCTCGTGATCGACCTGATCCGTGGCAAGAAGGTTGGTGAGGCTCAGTGGATCCTCACCAGCACCAAGAAGTATGCGGCTGCTCCCATCAAGAAGCTCCTGACCTCCGCCGTCGCCAACGCCGTGGACAAGGATCCCGCCGTGAACCCCGACGAGCTTTACGTCAAGACCGCCTTCGTGGACGAGGGTTTCCGCATGAAGCGGGTCCGCCCTGCTCCCATGGGCCGTGCCTACCGCGTGCAGAAGCGCACCTGCCACATCACGCTGCAGCTTGCTGCGATCACGGCTGGGGAGGAGTAG
- the rpsC gene encoding 30S ribosomal protein S3 yields the protein MGQKVHPYGFRVVHTKNWHSKWYSKREYATLLHEDLKLRKELKAQLHGLNAMVSKIDIERAADKVTVRIFTARPGIVIGRKGAEIDKLREELQKKLNRPVSVDIQEIKKPEVDAQLVAEGVAQQLERRIAFRRAMRKAEEAAIRFGAKGFKIKVSGRLNGAEIARTEDYLSGQMPLQTIRANVDYGFAEAHTTYGIIGIKVWVNLGEGALEIVKR from the coding sequence ATGGGTCAGAAAGTTCATCCGTACGGCTTCCGCGTCGTCCACACCAAGAACTGGCACAGCAAGTGGTACTCCAAGCGCGAGTACGCGACCCTGTTGCACGAGGACCTGAAGCTCCGCAAGGAGCTGAAGGCCCAGCTCCACGGCCTCAACGCCATGGTGTCCAAGATCGACATCGAGCGCGCCGCCGACAAGGTGACTGTCCGCATCTTCACCGCCCGTCCCGGCATCGTCATCGGTCGCAAGGGTGCTGAGATCGACAAGCTGCGCGAGGAGCTGCAGAAGAAGCTCAACCGTCCCGTGAGCGTCGACATCCAGGAGATCAAGAAGCCTGAAGTCGATGCCCAGCTCGTCGCCGAAGGCGTCGCCCAGCAGCTGGAGCGCCGCATCGCTTTCCGCCGCGCCATGCGCAAGGCCGAGGAAGCTGCCATCCGTTTCGGTGCCAAGGGATTCAAGATCAAGGTCTCCGGCCGTCTCAACGGCGCCGAGATCGCCCGCACCGAGGACTACCTCTCCGGCCAGATGCCCCTCCAGACCATCCGCGCCAACGTGGACTATGGCTTCGCAGAAGCCCACACCACCTACGGCATCATCGGAATCAAGGTGTGGGTGAACCTGGGCGAGGGCGCCCTCGAAATCGTGAAGCGCTGA
- the rplP gene encoding 50S ribosomal protein L16 gives MLMPNKVKNRKVQKGRTRGVAHRGNELAFGDYGIKATEHCWLTNRQIEAARIAMTRHIKRGGRIWIRIFPDRPTTSKPAETRMGSGKGAPDGWVAVIRPGKILFEMEGVSEEVAREALRLAQMKLSVMSEFVTRTPPEE, from the coding sequence ATGCTGATGCCGAATAAAGTCAAGAACCGCAAGGTGCAGAAGGGCCGCACCCGCGGCGTCGCCCACCGCGGCAACGAGCTCGCCTTCGGCGACTACGGAATCAAGGCCACCGAGCACTGCTGGCTCACCAACCGGCAGATTGAGGCCGCCCGTATCGCCATGACCCGCCACATCAAGCGTGGCGGCCGGATCTGGATCCGCATCTTCCCGGACCGTCCCACCACCAGCAAGCCGGCCGAGACCCGCATGGGTTCCGGCAAGGGTGCTCCCGACGGCTGGGTGGCGGTGATCCGCCCCGGCAAGATTCTCTTCGAGATGGAAGGCGTTTCTGAGGAAGTGGCACGCGAAGCTCTGCGCCTGGCGCAGATGAAGCTCTCCGTCATGTCCGAGTTCGTCACCCGCACTCCGCCGGAAGAATGA
- the rpmC gene encoding 50S ribosomal protein L29 has translation MSKKNPFSELTGKSTEELQQLEVELAAKRFTLRFQNAVGQVEDTAEIRKNRRELARVKTALKIKLSQ, from the coding sequence ATGAGCAAGAAGAACCCTTTTAGCGAACTGACCGGGAAGAGCACCGAGGAACTGCAGCAGTTGGAGGTCGAGTTGGCCGCCAAGCGCTTCACCCTCCGCTTCCAGAACGCAGTGGGCCAGGTCGAGGACACCGCCGAGATCCGGAAGAACCGCCGCGAGCTCGCCCGGGTCAAGACCGCCCTCAAGATCAAGCTGAGCCAGTGA
- the rpsQ gene encoding 30S ribosomal protein S17, whose product MSLENKMIRNGVVVSNKADKTVVVKVERRFQHPLYHRTVKQTKKYMAHDENNACQIGDEVRIVETRPLSKRKRWAVLEIVQKIGE is encoded by the coding sequence ATGAGCCTGGAAAACAAAATGATTCGAAACGGCGTCGTGGTCTCCAACAAGGCCGACAAGACGGTCGTGGTCAAGGTGGAGCGGCGCTTCCAGCACCCCCTCTACCACCGCACCGTCAAGCAGACCAAGAAGTACATGGCCCACGACGAAAACAATGCCTGCCAGATCGGGGATGAGGTCCGCATCGTCGAGACCCGGCCCCTGTCCAAGCGCAAGCGCTGGGCGGTCCTCGAGATCGTCCAGAAGATCGGCGAGTAA
- the rplN gene encoding 50S ribosomal protein L14, protein MIQMGTMLTVADNSGAKKICCILPLGGGVGKIAQLGDVITASVKEAIPGGTVKKKAVVQAVIVRQRKAYRRKDGSYIRFDENAAVIIKKDGEPVGTRVFGPVARELRERKYMKIVSLAPEVL, encoded by the coding sequence ATGATCCAGATGGGAACCATGCTCACGGTTGCTGATAACTCCGGCGCCAAGAAGATCTGCTGCATCCTGCCCCTGGGCGGTGGTGTGGGCAAGATCGCCCAGCTCGGTGATGTGATCACCGCCTCTGTCAAGGAAGCCATCCCCGGCGGCACCGTCAAGAAGAAGGCTGTCGTGCAGGCGGTCATCGTCCGCCAGCGCAAGGCCTACCGCCGCAAGGACGGATCCTACATCCGCTTCGACGAGAACGCCGCCGTCATCATCAAGAAGGATGGCGAGCCCGTGGGAACCCGCGTCTTCGGTCCCGTCGCCCGCGAACTCCGCGAGCGGAAGTACATGAAGATCGTCTCCCTCGCCCCTGAGGTGCTGTAA
- the rplX gene encoding 50S ribosomal protein L24 produces the protein MDKPTKMKLKKGDEVVVIAGKDKGKRGQIAKVSPATNRVVVTGINMVKKAVKPNPQTGEGGGFQEKEASIHASNVMLVDPATQKPTRKRAE, from the coding sequence ATGGACAAGCCGACCAAGATGAAGCTCAAGAAGGGTGACGAAGTCGTCGTCATCGCCGGCAAGGACAAGGGCAAGCGTGGGCAGATCGCCAAGGTCAGCCCCGCCACCAACCGTGTCGTCGTCACCGGTATCAACATGGTGAAGAAGGCCGTCAAGCCCAATCCCCAGACCGGTGAGGGCGGAGGCTTCCAGGAGAAAGAGGCTTCCATCCACGCGTCCAACGTGATGCTGGTGGACCCCGCCACCCAGAAGCCCACCCGGAAGCGCGCCGAGTAG
- the rplE gene encoding 50S ribosomal protein L5: MAANAECRIKARYRDEVVAKLKEEFGYTSTMQVPRLQKIVINMGVGDAIQNIKVLDVAVEELTSIAGQKAVVRKAKKSVAQFKLREGMPIACMVTLRGPRMWDFLDRLVALSLPRVRDFRGVPTKSFDGRGNYTLGLKDQLIFQEIDYSKVDKIKGMNVTFVTSAPTDAEARALLTHLGMPFRK, translated from the coding sequence ATGGCTGCAAATGCGGAATGCCGCATCAAGGCCCGCTACCGCGACGAAGTGGTAGCCAAGCTGAAGGAAGAATTCGGGTACACCTCCACCATGCAGGTGCCCCGCCTTCAGAAGATCGTCATCAACATGGGCGTCGGTGACGCCATCCAGAACATCAAGGTCCTGGATGTCGCCGTCGAAGAGCTCACCTCCATCGCGGGCCAGAAGGCCGTGGTGCGGAAGGCCAAGAAGAGCGTGGCGCAGTTCAAGCTGCGTGAGGGCATGCCCATCGCCTGCATGGTGACCCTGCGCGGTCCCCGCATGTGGGACTTCCTCGATCGCCTGGTGGCCCTGTCCCTTCCCCGCGTCCGCGACTTCCGCGGCGTGCCGACCAAGTCCTTTGATGGCCGGGGCAACTACACCCTGGGCCTCAAGGACCAGCTGATCTTCCAGGAGATCGACTACTCCAAGGTCGACAAGATCAAGGGCATGAACGTCACCTTCGTGACCAGCGCTCCCACCGATGCCGAAGCGCGGGCCCTTCTCACCCATCTCGGCATGCCCTTCCGCAAGTAG
- a CDS encoding type Z 30S ribosomal protein S14, with protein MARIAKRYKDASKPKFSTQHRNRCKVCGRPRGYMRKFELCRLCFRKHALAGELPGVQKSSW; from the coding sequence ATGGCTCGCATCGCAAAGAGATACAAAGACGCCTCCAAGCCCAAGTTCTCGACCCAGCACCGCAATCGCTGCAAGGTGTGCGGTCGTCCCCGGGGCTACATGCGCAAGTTCGAACTCTGCCGTCTGTGCTTCCGGAAGCATGCCCTCGCGGGTGAGCTCCCCGGCGTCCAGAAGTCCAGCTGGTAA